One segment of Onychomys torridus chromosome 3, mOncTor1.1, whole genome shotgun sequence DNA contains the following:
- the Rbsn gene encoding rabenosyn-5: MASLDDPGEVREGFLCPLCLKDLQSFYQLQSHYEEEHSEDRDVKGQIKSLVQKARKAKNKLLKREGDDRVDPGTQGYESFSYGGVDPYMWEPQELGAVRSHLSDFKKHRAARIDHYVVEVNKLIIRLEKLTAFDRTNTETSKIRAIEKSVVPWVNDQDVPFCPDCGNKFSIRNRRHHCRLCGSIMCKKCMELIGLPLANKLTSASKDSLSTHTSPSQSPNSVHGSRRGSISSMSSVSSVLDEKDDDRIRCCTHCKDKLLKREQQMDEKEHTPDIVKLYEKLRLCMEKVDQKAPEYIRMAASLNAGETTYSLEHANDLRVEVQKVYELIDALSKKILTLGLNQDPSPHPNTLRLQRMIRYSATLFVQEKLLGLMSLPTKEQFEELKKKRKQDLEQKRTMERQAALESRRKLEERQSGLASPAANGEVRSLRGISAPLRKAEGWLPLSEGQGQSEDPDPLLQQIYNITSFIRQAKAAGRKDEVRTLQENLRQLQDEYDQQQTEKAIELSRRQAEEEELQREQLQMLRRRELEREQEQFLAASTHTRTRALDLREVISFQLEPNRGPHSDLAYALDQDSSPVLGSTAPDTLSPCSALAPSHLWSGPPALGQELLQSTVSQQSDKTSLNPFDEEDLASPTEGAASPATAEAFLGPSAAVTREYNPFEEDAEEEGVAELGVGKPVTDSNSAAPNPFEEEDHPRPTSPPAPNPFEEEDHPRPASPPAPGNPFEERPCTNPFEVDSDSGTETEEHIEEELLLQQIDNIKAYIFDAKQCGRMDEVEVLTENLRELKCTLAKQKGGPN; this comes from the exons ATGGCTTCTCTTGATGACCCAGGGGAAGTGAGGGAAGGCTTCCTGTGCCCTTTGTGCCTGAAGGACCTTCAGTCTTTCTATCAACTTCAGTCACATTATGAAGAAGAACACTCAGAAGATCGTGATGTCAAAGGACAAATTAAAA gTCTAGTTCAGAAGGCTAGGAAAGCAAAGAACAAGTTGTTGAAACGTGAAGGGGATGATCGAGTGGACCCAGGGACCCAGGGATATGAATCATTCAGCTATGGAGGGGTTGATCCTTACATGTGGGAACCCCAGGAGCTTG GTGCTGTAAGAAGCCATCTTTCTGACTTCAAAAAACATCGTGCTGCAAGAATCGACCACTATGTTGTTGAAGTCAACAAATTAATAATCAGGTTGGAGAAG cTCACTGCATTTGACAGAACAAATACTGAGACTTCAAAGATTAGAG caatagaaaagtccGTGGTGCCTTGGGTCAATGACCAGGATGTCCCTTTCTGTCCAGACTGTGGGAATAAGTTCAGCATCCGGAATCGCCGTCACCACTGCCGCCTCTGTGGGTCTATCATGTGCAAGAAATGTATGGAGCTCATTGGCCTGCCCTTGGCAA ATAAGCTCACCAGTGCCAGCAAGGACTCCCTGAGCACCCATACCAGCCCCAGCCAGTCACCTAACAGTGTCCATGGCTCCCGCCGGGGCAGCATCAGTAGCATGAGCAGTGTCAGCTCAGTCCTGGACGAGAAGGATGATGACCGCATTCGCTGCTGCACACACTGCAAGGACAAGCTGCTCAAGAGAGAGCAGCAGATGGACGAGAAGGAGCACACACCTGACATCGTGAAGCTCTACGAG AAACTACGACTTTGCATGGAGAAAGTTGACCAGAAAGCTCCTGAATACATCAGGATGGCAGCATCTTTAAA tgctggggagACAACCTACAGTCTGGAGCATGCCAATGACCTTCGAGTGGAAGTGCAGAAAGTGTACGAGCTAATAGATGCTTTAAG TAAGAAGATCTTAACCTTGGGCTTGAACCAGGACCCTTCACCACATCCAAACACTTTGCGGCTACAGAGAATGATCAGATATTCAGCTACACTATTTGTGCAG GAAAAGTTACTGGGGTTAATGTCACTGCCAACCAAAGAACAGTTTgaagaactgaaaaagaaaaggaagcaggacTTGGAACAGAAGAGGACCATGGAGAGACAG GCTGCTCTGGAGTCCCGGCGGAAGCTGGAGGAAAGGCAAAGTGGTTTGGCATCTCCTGCAGCCAATGGGGAAGTGAGGTCTCTCCGAGGCATCTCTGCCCCCTTGAGAAAAGCTGAGGGCTGGCTCCCACTGTCAGAAGGTCAGGGACAGAGTGAAGACCCTGACCCTCTTCTCCAGCAGATCTACAACATTACATCCTTCATCAGGCAGGCCAAGGCCGCAGGCCGCAAGGATGAGGTGCGCACACTGCAGGAGAACCTGCGGCAGCTGCAGGATGAGTATGACCAGCAACAGACGGAGAAGGCCATTGAGCTGTCCCGGAGgcaggctgaggaggaggagctgcAGCGGGAGCAGCTGCAGATGCTCCGCAGACGGGAGCTGGAGCGAGAACAGGAGCAGTTCTTGGCGGCATCCACACACACACGGACTCGAGCGCTAGACCTCCGCGAAGTCATATCCTTCCAGTTGGAGCCCAACCGAGGGCCTCACAGTGATCTTGCCTATGCCTTGGATCAGGATTCCTCCCCAGTTCTTGGCAGCACTGCCCCAGATACCCTTTCACCTTGCTCAGCTCTAGCACCCAGTCACTTGTGGTCTGGACCCCCAGCCCTTGGTCAGGAACTACTCCAGAGCACCGTATCACAACAGAGTGATAAGACCTCTCTCAACCCATTTGATGAAGAAGATCTTGCCAGCCCTACAGAGGGTGCTGCCAGCCCTGCTACTGCAGAGGCTTTCCTGGGCCCTTCAGCTGCTGTCACCAGAGAATATAATCCTTTTGAGGAAGATGCCGAGGAAGAGGGGGTGGCAGAGCTAGGGGTAGGGAAGCCCGTCACTGACTCAAACAGTGCAGCCCCCAACCCCTTCGAGGAGGAGGACCATCCCAGGCCTACCAGCCCACCTGCCCCCAACCCCTTTGAGGAGGAGGACCATCCCAGGCCTGCCAGCCCACCTGCCCCTGGAAACCCTTTTGAGGAGCGCCCCTGCACCAACCCCTTCGAGGTGGACAGTGACAGTGGCACAGAGACTGAGGAGCACATTGAGGAGGAGCTGCTCCTGCAGCAGATTGACAACATCAAGGCTTACATCTTTGATGCCAAGCAGTGTGGTCGAATGGACGAGGTTGAAGTGCTGACAGAGAATCTTCGGGAGCTGAAGTGTACCCTGGCTAAGCAGAAGGGGGGCCCTAACTGA